A segment of the Rattus rattus isolate New Zealand chromosome 4, Rrattus_CSIRO_v1, whole genome shotgun sequence genome:
GGAGTACAATGGGCGCTCTTCATCCAATTCTTGACTGTAGCGGACTTGGGGATGTGGGGAAAGCTGAAGGGCAGGAAGGggaacacacatcacacacacactactgcttTCACTTGTTCTTTCCGGTGCATATCCCCCAAGCTCCAGCCCCCACACGCCTGCTCACCGCGGACCGACTCCATCTGGAGGGAAATGCCTAGACAATCTCAGCATCTTCTAGGACCGCAGCACTGTATGTTGGCCAGAAGCGCCAGGGACCTGATGAGCTGTGATGGTCCCCAGCCCCTTGACATCGCAACCCAGTAGGTGTAGGTCTTCCAACACCTCATACCTGTTGACCCATACCCTACCTGCCAtaacctgaactcaggtcctcggatTGGGGGCCTACAGAAGGAGAAGGCACAGCTTGACCTTTCCCCAaagccacagagggcagaagtcAGCTTAGGGCTCCTACTTCTAAACTGTTCAAATAGGCAATCAATTTTTATgatgtaatttataatttatgcAGCTTGTCTTCATACATATGGTGTTGCTTTTGTGTGTCGTGGTTTCAGGTGCTTTATTACCCTGACGGTGTGATTTGCATTCAAGTTCAGTTAGCAAGATCATATTTCTCCTGTTTACACACCATAAGGGCTCCAAATGAAGATTAATGCCACCTCTCTCTGTCCAGGCCATCACTGTCGACCTGGGCTGTAGCTCCCTCCTGATCCCAAAAGTTGGCTAAGCTAGACCCGACTGACCTGGTGGAAAGGAAGTAGTGTTAGGGAAGTGCTCTCTCTTAGAGGGAGAGGAACCCGTCTGCCTCAGCTGTGCACAGCTGGCCAGAGGATAGAGGTTCCTGTGCACGGGAACTTTCCCCCAAGAGCCACACAGCTAAATCCAGCAGATCCCTTGGTTATGTCATAGCTGGTACCCAGAAGGAGAAGGTACAGAAGCCAAGTTGGCTGGCAGGGCTGCTTTGAGGAGCTTGAAAAGTCCTAAAGGAAAAGTAGACGGTGAGCCAGAATGTGCTTGCCCTGACCAGGCCCTAGGGCTAAAGGGCGGCCTTGGAGGCCCTGTATGAGGCTCACCAGACACAGCTGAACCGATTAAGCCAATTAAACTCCACCtaatggaaaggaaagggagcCCACAGACCCTTGGGGAAAGGGCATCTTGGAAGGCAGGACACACAACCAACCAAAGTCAGACTGGTCAGGAGTGGCCAGTGCCAGCTGGAGATGGCCCGAAGGCCTTGCACTCTGCCCATTTAGCTGAAAAGGCACCCAGAAGGATCCATCCCAGGGAGCAAAAACTAGCTGTCTGGGTAACAAGCTTGTActaggtctttaaaaaaaaaaaaaattccaacacaggTTAGGGCTGGAGAAAGCCCTAGACAAGAGTCTAGGTTGCTTTGCTTGAAAGGCACTCCCAGTCTTCGAGGGGAATTGGAGGAGCAGGCTGCTTGGATGAAGATCTGGGTGTAGGTTTTCAAAGCAACCTCTGTTTTCCAAAGGGTTGGGAGTACTCAGCTCCCTGGTAgggaaggattctgggaaatgagAACAAGGGTCACAGGGTCAGGTGACAGTTCCCAGGatacccccccacctcccccatgaATGTGGATCTGAGGTCAGCCCCCAGGTGTCCCACTGCACCAGCAGCTGCCCCCCCCCGCCTGTGCACTCCTGATCGTAATTATTTGATCTGCAGATGTAAGTGGAATTTATTGTAACAACAAATATAGTGATGTCAAAACCCAACCTTGGATTAAAGCCGGCAGCCAAAGGGGAAGTGTATTAATTTCCAACAGCATCTCAGGCCAGAGCCTATTAGAACAAGCTATTCTTCAGGCCCCCCCATCAGAATTAATCATTGGGAGTTAATTTGAAGCTCAGACAAGTTGCTGTTAATTTAGTGCAGGGAGGACGGGATGGAGTAAGAAGCTGAGGTGCTGGCCGAGCCTCGTGGGTCTCATTAATCAGCCAGCTGAGACGGCCTGGCTTGATTACAATTTGCAAAAAAATTCATTAGGGCCCAGGCGATTGACaatttttctctctgcctgtgaTGTGACTCATTAGGCAGCCAAATGAAAGCCGTGATGACGGCCATGATGACAGCGGCCATCAAGGGCTGCCTGTTTATCTTCCTGCCCTCGGCCTGTCTCCAGGGCCTCGGGATCTGGGCTCTGGGCTTGCAGGGCCCTGAGGGCCTAGGGAGGAATGGGACAGCTCTCTATGAGGGTGAGAGGGCGAGTATCTCAGGATCCTCCCTGTGCTTCTAAGTGGTGAGACAGCGCTAGGCAGCTTGGGTCCCACAGTGGGGATTCCCGAAGGCGGCTGCTTATTTCCGGGGACATTTGCTTTCTCAAGGGGTTTATGGGGGTCAAGATTTCCATCCTCTGCGAGGCCCACCCAGGACAAAGGCTTTGGGAGAGAGCTGTCAGGAGTTATAACATCTAGTGTGGTGGATAGGTGTATGAGGGGGCACCCTAGGATCCGGGGTAGCGTTGAATTCTGCAGTGCCACTGGAGCGGGAGGACGCATCTCATCGCGCATCTCACCCAGTTCGGGGCTGGACCCTTTCCACGGTCCCAGCCCCTCCGCATGCATTCCATCGAAGGTCTAGTCCAGGTTGCTGTGTATGCAGAAAAGAGGACTTGGCGTCCCTTAGGACCTAGAATTTTCCTCACCCGCCCTGACACCAGCCAGAGGGAACCCGGCCTAAGCAGATAGTGCCCACCGATGACCAGGGCTCCGTGCACACCTGAGGGAAGGCTCCGGGGAGCCCCTGGACAATACAGGTTTGGTGTGTCAGTGCAGGATGCAcagcccccacccctttcctgagGCTCCTCCTGGAGTGGAGAATAGCAGGAAACTCCAGTGGCCTTAGGAGTAAAGGCCACTGCATTACCTTAAAAACCTGAGCCCGAGGCATTTCCCAATACTGGAAATTTTCGGAAGGAAACCAATACTCGGTGACTTCAGCCCTCCACCCTGTGCCTGAAGTCCTGAAGTTTGGGCAAAGGCATCTATGTCCCTACCCCTGTGCCGCTGAGAGGTGACCAGTGCAAAGAGGAATACATTAAGTCAGTATTGACCCAGGGTGCCAGGATTCCCCTTCTTGGACAGGGACCACAGCATAAGACACACAGCTGCGTTGCTGCGGGTTCACCTATCCTATTTGAAAAGTTGACGTAGCCGAGCCACTAGTTTCTCTTTGGGCTGCAGGTTTAACAGCCAAGTGGACTTGGGCACCATGATCGCCGTCACTAGCCTGCTCCACGCTTCGGGATACGCAGTCTTGCAGCGCCAGGCCCGGGCATCTCTCTGGACGCGTCGAGCACCGACACTGCTTCCCGCTCCTGTCACCGTACTAAAGTTAGAGGGGGAGGAGTGGAGCAGGTCACGCCCCTCTCATGCTTTACAGGTCGCCCCTCCAAGGCCGAAAGACGCCCTAATCTTAGGTTTCTGTGCACTAACACACCACCAACTCACTACggtcccttctcccttcttcctttgagGGGCGGCTGGCCCCAGCGCCCTTGGGGTGGGGCAGTGGTCAGGGCACGCCCCTTCTGACCCCGCCCGGAGGGGGAGGCGCGGGGCCTTGGAGCTCATAGCCCTCCTCCTAGCCCAGAGCTGCCGGGAAGCCTCGCAGGGCTTGCTGGGTTCCGGCTCCTGTCGGAAGATAACGCCTGTAGCCTGATTTATGGATCCGAGGCCCTAAGAGCCAGCGAAGACCGCTGCTTTTAGGGTCGGAGTTTCTTGTAAGGAAACTGCTGCCTCAGATTTGGAGCCCCTGAGTTTCTACAAGCTCTCTACTACCAGACCttgctttccctcctcttctggcCAAAGTTTGCCAGTTTCCGCatgctattatagataaggccaAGCCAAGGGGACGTTCCAGATTCCTAAAATGTAAACTAGGCTTTCTTAAACTCACAGTTCTCTCCAATTAAAAGCCTATTCAGGTGCTACTTGGCTTATGGCCTGTCAGCCTCCGTCCTGGTCGCAAGCCACTTAACTGGCCACAAACTGGCAGTGCCCTCGAAGTGCCCAGGTGGTGGGCACTCTTATGAGGCCCCAAAGAATCGAGCTTATAGTTTTCCTcgcttttttttattattcacaaGACTGAGATTGCTTAAATGTCATAACTTATATGAAAATAAGCTACATTGAATAAATTAAACACAACGGAGACGTGCTTCCGACATGGCTCAGGTAGGATATACAAGCCCAGGAAAGAAAGCCAGGCAAAGGCAAGTGAGCAAATTCCTAGActgctcaaaaaacaaaacaaaacaaaaaaacaaaaacaaaaaaaccgacTGCTCTGCACTCAACTcaaaaagccagaaaagaaacaaacaagaaaatgaggTTAAACCGCAGTGTTCGTGTGTCTCCCGTTTACCTTTGGGAAAGTATGGGAAGTGGTCGCTGGAGGAGACAGTACAGTGGTGGTTTTGTTTCATCTGGAAAGTGTAAGTGGAGAGGTTTGATCCTATCCCTTTCCAAACACTGCAGCTGAGATCCAGTCTATATAGAGATCTATGTACAAAGTAGGgttgtataataaatatttagtgtATCTTCTGGTGTGGCTGTAGCCCCCTTTAAGCCGGTCTAATGAATATACTCTCATTTTGTTTGGGATGTCCACATCTGGGAGGTGCCTCTGAGTTCTGCTTTAAAGAGTGGAGTCTGACACGGGTTCCCTCAAGTGTTAGGGCCTCTCCACGGTGGTGTCCACCCTGGCTGGGCCCTCAGGGTCGGGCCTGCTCCAGCTGCTGGTGTTGACTTCGAATAGCGAACCTGCTGACATGGACAGGGATGGGGACTACGATCTTGGGGTTCCGAGAGGGCTCCCCCGTCTTGGAATTGGCGTTGCCTGCCTTGACACGTTTCCACTTGGCCCGGCGGTTCTGGAACCAGATTTTTACTTGCACCTCGCTGAGTTTGAGGGCATGGGCGATCTGCGAGCGCTCGGTCAGGGAGAGGTACTTTTTGCAGTGGaattccttctccagctccagcagCTGCTCGCTGGTAAAGGCAGTCCGCCGCCGCCGGTTCTTGCCTGTGGACGTGGTGCTACCTGCCGCACCGCCGCTCTGCGGGGTCTCCTCCAGTGCGTGGCCGGGGTCTTCTTCCTTATGAGCAGTCTGGCCAGGCAAATTGTCATCTGAGCTGTAATCCACATCGCTCTCCAGAGAGAAGCTCTCCTCCTTGCCCTTCGGGTCATCTTCCACCTTTGACTCGTCTTTCCCTTGCCCTCGGACAGCCCCGactgaaagcaaaaccaaacggcattttattacattttgaaCACTGCCTTCCCTAACCCCTTCCCACTTGGGCACTTCACCCctatcccccccgcccccagcagaTTGTCTTTCTATCACATTAACACATTGCGATTTCCTGGCCTTTGAGGAGTGGGGGGAGCGTGAGAAAAAGCTcaaaggagaggagacagcagAGGCGACGGCCCTTTGCCCAGAACCATCACTCAAGGGGCTGCCATGTCTCCTGCGCACCCTTCCAGCCTCTAACAGCTTAAGTAGCAGGATGCTGCTTGGACCTCAGGCCCAAGGGAACGTTCCCTTTGTTTCCCCGGGGTTCAGGGCTGTTTGAAGACCAAGGGAGAGTTCATGAACCTCCCCACCACCGTCTGAAGACTAAAATTAAGTGAACCTCAATTTCACAGCAGAAGGAGTGAGTAGCGCAGATGCCGGACAGCAGTTTCCTTGAGACAGATCGTTTGTGTCACCTTAGGAAGTCCCCCACCCTATAGTCCCtagcacgtgtacacacacacacacacacacacacacacacacacacacacacacacacacacagagtcccgAAGGAATCTGGTTCTCTTAGACGAGCAGAGAACCTAGTGAAGATATTTTAGTCTGGACTCTTTTGGGTACATGAgcaactgaaaaaaagaaaaacagcccaAATATGCCTCTCTTTAAGGTTGCAACACATCAAGGACCCTCAGTCAccatagcgtgtgtgtgtgtgtgtgtgtgtgtgtgtgtgtgtgtgtgtgccaaacgCGCCACCAGATGTGTGACCTGGAGCAGCTAGCAGGAAAGCGTTAAACGCTATCTTCCCCCATGATCCTGCTTGTTGCTTGGCGTTAAATGCCCCATTGGGAAGCTCCGGTGGGCATCACCGCAACTCCTCCAGCTATTCCCGCGGAGGTCGGGCGGGGGCGCGGCCTCGTCCCCCGGGTCTCGGCGGGAACCCAGAGCTGGCCCGCCCCCACTCCCTCCCGTCCCCGCGTTCCGGCTGCGCGCGCCGCCGACTCACCGAGCGACGCTTGCACCGCTTCGGCCGCAGAGAAGGCGAGCAGCGAGCCCTCCTTGGCCAAGAAGGCTTTGCCGTCCTCCGTATCGGCTTGGAGCGCCTCGGATTTGTCGAAGTTGCCGCCTCCAGGCAGCGGCTGCGGAGCGAACTTGCGGGCGGCGGCCGCCTCTTGGTGCTGGGGCGACGCAGAGAAGCCGCCGGGCAGCGTGGCCATGAGAGTGGAGGTGAGCGCCATGCCCTGCGCCAGGCTGGAGCAGAAGCCGGTGGGCAAGCTGGGGATCTGGTGGTGAGGGTGCGCGGGCGGCAGCGCGGGCTGTAGCGCTGCCTGGGGCAGCgcgggaggcggcggcggcggcggtggcagcACCACCGGCCGGTAGGGCATAAACATGGGGTAGCCGGTGTAGACGAAATGGCCGGGACTGGGCTGCGGCGGGCTGCCGATCAGCGAGTCTATGCTGAAGGCGGTACTACTCCCCAGCGGACGCTGCATCATCATCAGCGACGGCGGGAACGCTGCGCTCATAGACGCGTTCGGGAGAAGCCAGGGAGAGACGAAAAGTCCCCGCGCCCCGCCGCCGCCTGGAAGCCCTCCGGACGCTGGGAGTACCACCAGGAACTCCGGGCAGGGGCCGAGCGGTACCCAGAGCGCAGACCACGACGCCCCTCAGTGCGGGGCCCACAGCATACCCGGCCTGCGCGGGTGCAGCCGCTGAGCGCGGTGAGGCCGTGCGCCCTAGGTGGAGAGGGCGCCGGGGACCTCGCGTTCGCCGGAGCCGCTCCCCGCTGTTAGCCCGTCGGAACGCGCGCGCGTCGCGTCTGCAGCTCTCGGCTCAGCTACTAACAGTGCGTGCGTCCGTCTGTCCGTCTCCGAGTCCGTCTTCTTCCACGGGCGGCTGGGGAGCGCGCGAAGCCGGCGCACTTGTCTCTGGCGGGCGCCGCCAGCACCTTTAAATCGCGCTCCTCTTTCTCATTCACATTTTGCCTGCTGCCCAGCCGAGCTCGTGTCACGTGGGGCCGAGCGCCAATTCCTATTCGCTATTCATTGGAAGGCGGGGCGAAATTAGGGCTCCGCCCCCTTCACCCAGGCCGGTTGCAAGCGGGCTGCGGGCGCCACCGTTGGAGCGTGCTGGCCTGGGAGCTGGAGCCCATTTATCGCGCGGAGCAAACTTAAGAGGGACCCTTGCTATCTACCCGACTCAGACCTTAGAGTCCCTGACATCCCTATGGAGGCCTCCTGAGAGGCGTCTTGAAGCTGGCACCCGCCATCGATGGGCCGGGAGTGTTTTACTTCCTTATGGTCACTATAGCAGAACCCTGTGTGATGCTCACCTTAATCATGGGTGCTCTGGTTGTGCCTAGGGTCCGGGCAAGGTCTCCGGGTTGCTTTTAGGGTCTTGCCTCTGTAGGTCTGCTCCCAGAGGCGCGCCTGGGCCTGTGAGCTCTTGCTCACACTACACGGAAGCTGCAAGGTTGCTTGCGGCCCGCTGGTGGCAAGGCGGGCAGGCTGGTGGTCTCCCCCACTCCTGGTTGGACCCTCCGCGAGCTATTCTTGCTCATTTTTCATGACATTCTTAATCATCGCACCTATTTACCCACTTTGCCAGTGTGCACCAAAATAACAGCTACGATAATTATGATAATAAAGCGAGTCTTTTATCTGCTCCATCTTCagggaggaatgggggggggTTCAACGCCTCTGGATTGTATAACGTGAGATTATCCTGATGAAAGCTTTATGATGTTTGCTCAAATAAAAGCTGCGTTTTGTAAATAGGCACTAATTAAGCACGTTGGCAACGGAGGGAGCTCTCACCCTGGCTCTGCGCAGCGCGAGGACTCCTGGGCACGCGGTTCCCCTTTGCGTACTGCTGGATGGAGTTGAGTCCCTCAAGATATTTCCCCCGTTTTCGACTATGGTAAACAGCCGGGAATTTGGGAGTTAGGAGATTGGAGGGATTGCAGCAAAAGGAAAGTCTTTTGGGATCGTTTCGCGGCCGAAGGCAGACCCTGCCAAGCGCGCAGGGCTTCCTCGGGTCCCCCGTCCTGTTCTTCAAATTCCATGGTCTAGACGTCCTTCCGGAACTGCTGACAGCACCGGGCCAAGGAGCAAAGAGGGCATTGTTACATAGGCTATTACAAATCAGTTCACCCGGAGGAGCTCTGGTTAGGGAGTTTGACCATGTTGAACCTGTATTATGTATCACAAGCACATTTAATTGGGAGATAAAGATAAATCGATCTTTATGAATTTATCGACCCAATTCTTTGAAGCTCTTCTTTCTcgctcttcctctttctcccgcTCTAACCCCAAGGTCCCCCGGGGACGTCTCAATCCTAGACCATCTTCTCGGGCCAAGAGTCTTGCCAGAGAGCAACTGCCCACCCAGAGAGGTAAGATGGGAGGGTGAGTCCTTCGCGTCTTTTGGCCAGGAAAGAACTCGCTGGGCCAGCTGCCAGTCGTCCTCCTCTCCCACcagtgtcccctcccctcccctccatcaccCGGACAAAGACATCTCAAACGCCTTTCCTCACTCCGGGCCCGCAGTAATAGATGGTTTCGGCAGCAGGCGGTTTGAAAGGAATTCATTAGGGCGCTGCCTGTATTGCGTCCCTTCACTTCACGCCCAGACCTCGAG
Coding sequences within it:
- the Gbx2 gene encoding homeobox protein GBX-2 produces the protein MSAAFPPSLMMMQRPLGSSTAFSIDSLIGSPPQPSPGHFVYTGYPMFMPYRPVVLPPPPPPPPALPQAALQPALPPAHPHHQIPSLPTGFCSSLAQGMALTSTLMATLPGGFSASPQHQEAAAARKFAPQPLPGGGNFDKSEALQADTEDGKAFLAKEGSLLAFSAAEAVQASLVGAVRGQGKDESKVEDDPKGKEESFSLESDVDYSSDDNLPGQTAHKEEDPGHALEETPQSGGAAGSTTSTGKNRRRRTAFTSEQLLELEKEFHCKKYLSLTERSQIAHALKLSEVQVKIWFQNRRAKWKRVKAGNANSKTGEPSRNPKIVVPIPVHVSRFAIRSQHQQLEQARP